A window of the Gordonia humi genome harbors these coding sequences:
- a CDS encoding SDR family oxidoreductase — MTSDSAVRRIVVTGAAAGIGRAIATKAAAEGAKVMVNDLDADAVHALAHEIGAIAAPGDAASPEGADGLVAIANEWLGGVDVWFGNAGIDRGRGLAASEDDWTDSWEVNVMAHVRAARALVPQWVAQGGGRYVVTASAAGMLTMLGAPAYSTTKHGVIGFAEWLSASYRHKGVVVQAICPQGVRTRIYEESGDLKEVLSHDAVLEPSDIADAAWAALGNEDFYILPHERVGDYYLARATAPDRWLTGMNRIQQSLEKR; from the coding sequence ATGACCTCTGACTCCGCAGTACGGCGCATCGTCGTGACCGGCGCGGCGGCGGGTATCGGCCGGGCGATCGCCACCAAGGCGGCCGCCGAAGGTGCGAAGGTGATGGTCAACGACCTCGACGCCGACGCCGTTCATGCGTTGGCCCACGAGATCGGCGCGATCGCGGCGCCCGGCGACGCGGCGTCGCCGGAGGGCGCCGACGGTCTCGTCGCGATCGCGAACGAATGGCTCGGCGGCGTCGACGTGTGGTTCGGCAACGCGGGCATCGACCGGGGGCGTGGCCTCGCCGCGTCCGAGGACGACTGGACCGACTCGTGGGAGGTCAACGTGATGGCGCACGTGCGGGCGGCCCGCGCGCTGGTCCCGCAGTGGGTGGCGCAGGGCGGTGGCCGCTATGTGGTCACGGCGTCGGCAGCGGGCATGCTCACCATGCTGGGCGCGCCCGCGTACTCGACCACGAAACACGGCGTGATCGGCTTCGCGGAATGGCTCTCGGCCAGTTACCGGCACAAGGGCGTCGTCGTGCAGGCGATCTGCCCGCAGGGGGTGCGCACCCGCATCTACGAGGAGTCCGGCGACCTGAAGGAGGTCCTCTCGCACGACGCCGTGCTCGAACCGTCCGACATCGCCGACGCCGCCTGGGCCGCCCTGGGCAACGAGGACTTCTACATCCTGCCGCACGAGCGGGTCGGCGACTACTACCTCGCGCGTGCGACGGCTCCCGATCGGTGGCTCACGGGGATGAATCGGATCCAACAGAGTCTGGAGAAGCGGTAG
- a CDS encoding MMPL family transporter, translated as MSSFLYHVGRFSFRHKWWVLGAWIAALAAVFALIGALNPKFAQDFEMPGTDGGTAMEQMQDYFPAITEQQNEATTNIVIGAKDGLAGHSEEINALVTDLRALPEVTDPDKVANPVDVAQAMPQLAGSVLGDDGRVGLISLHQSIDRMDITVDDKDALVSVLDKHRGDGLQVEAMGGVMEGMETGGKSELIGFAIAFVIMIVAFGALIAAFIPLLTGIVGVGLTIGLLTLSAEFMSINQTATAIVMMLGIAVSIDYALFIVSRYRTERARGGDPADAAGRAVGTAGTAVVFAGLTVVIAVAALMVIGIPLITQMGMGAAVAVVVAVLGALTLIPALLGAFGRFAFSPRIPWIKHAAPGDDSETLGTRFGRSVVKRPIPFIAGSLIVLIVAAIPVSGMKLGMDMVTDDQVAAQELMAEGFGEGIGGELFVVMHTDDGTVDAAANSAVEGIKKLDGVVAPQSLTWTGNGTADPANPNIGADSAMIVVTPVSSPSSDATHELMEKIRGLASTTEAQGAELHVGGQTAIMSDLSAKLDSALIPYIAVVVGLAFLIMIGVFRSLWVPLIGTLGFVFSVLATFGITTWIFSDGALGLIEHTKPMLSFLPIFLVGVVFGLAMDYQVFLVTRMREEFIHGMNAKDAIVAGFKHGSRVVTSAAIIMISVFAAFMMAPDTTAKMMGFALAVAVFFDAFLIRMIVVPAVLALLGDRAWRLPKWLDKLVLDFDIEGSKVRDRGLHTEQQEVVEVG; from the coding sequence ATGTCATCCTTCCTGTACCACGTCGGGCGGTTCTCGTTCCGCCACAAGTGGTGGGTCCTCGGTGCCTGGATCGCGGCTCTCGCCGCGGTCTTCGCCCTGATCGGCGCACTCAATCCGAAATTCGCCCAGGACTTCGAAATGCCCGGCACCGACGGCGGCACCGCCATGGAGCAGATGCAGGACTACTTCCCTGCGATCACCGAGCAGCAGAACGAAGCCACCACCAACATCGTGATCGGGGCCAAGGACGGCCTCGCCGGTCACAGCGAGGAGATCAACGCCCTCGTCACCGATCTGCGGGCGCTGCCCGAGGTCACCGATCCGGACAAGGTCGCGAACCCGGTCGACGTCGCGCAGGCGATGCCGCAGCTCGCCGGATCGGTACTCGGCGACGACGGCCGTGTGGGCCTGATCTCCCTGCACCAGAGCATCGACCGCATGGACATCACCGTCGACGACAAGGATGCGCTCGTCTCGGTGCTCGACAAGCACCGCGGCGACGGACTGCAAGTCGAGGCCATGGGCGGCGTCATGGAAGGCATGGAGACGGGCGGCAAGTCCGAGCTGATCGGCTTCGCGATCGCCTTCGTGATCATGATCGTCGCCTTCGGCGCCCTGATCGCCGCATTCATCCCACTGCTCACCGGTATCGTCGGCGTCGGCCTGACCATCGGCCTGCTGACTCTGTCGGCCGAGTTCATGTCGATCAACCAGACCGCCACAGCGATCGTGATGATGCTCGGCATCGCCGTGTCGATCGACTACGCGCTGTTCATCGTGTCCCGATACCGGACAGAACGAGCGCGCGGCGGTGATCCCGCCGACGCCGCGGGCCGCGCCGTCGGCACGGCGGGCACCGCAGTCGTGTTCGCCGGTCTGACCGTCGTCATCGCGGTCGCCGCCCTCATGGTCATCGGCATTCCGCTGATCACCCAGATGGGAATGGGAGCCGCCGTCGCGGTCGTCGTCGCCGTTCTCGGCGCGCTCACCCTGATCCCGGCGCTGCTCGGCGCATTCGGCCGCTTCGCCTTCTCTCCGCGCATCCCGTGGATCAAGCATGCGGCCCCCGGTGACGACTCCGAGACGCTCGGCACCCGCTTCGGTCGTTCGGTCGTCAAGCGTCCGATCCCGTTCATCGCCGGCAGCCTGATCGTGCTGATCGTCGCGGCCATCCCGGTCAGCGGCATGAAGCTCGGCATGGACATGGTCACCGACGACCAGGTCGCCGCCCAGGAATTGATGGCCGAAGGCTTCGGAGAAGGCATCGGCGGCGAGTTGTTCGTCGTCATGCACACCGACGACGGCACCGTCGACGCCGCCGCGAACAGCGCGGTAGAGGGCATCAAGAAGCTCGACGGCGTGGTCGCCCCGCAATCCCTCACGTGGACGGGCAACGGCACCGCCGACCCGGCCAATCCGAACATCGGCGCCGACAGCGCCATGATCGTCGTGACCCCGGTCAGCTCACCGTCATCGGACGCCACGCACGAACTCATGGAGAAGATCCGGGGTCTGGCGTCCACCACGGAGGCTCAGGGCGCCGAACTGCACGTGGGCGGTCAGACCGCGATCATGTCCGATCTGTCGGCCAAGCTCGACTCGGCGCTGATCCCGTACATCGCCGTGGTCGTCGGTCTGGCGTTCCTCATCATGATCGGCGTGTTCCGCTCCCTGTGGGTGCCGCTGATCGGCACTCTCGGATTCGTGTTCTCGGTCCTGGCCACGTTCGGCATCACCACCTGGATCTTCTCCGACGGCGCACTCGGCCTCATCGAGCACACCAAGCCGATGCTCTCGTTCCTGCCGATCTTCCTGGTGGGCGTGGTCTTCGGTCTCGCGATGGATTACCAGGTGTTCCTGGTGACCCGGATGCGGGAGGAGTTCATCCACGGCATGAACGCCAAGGACGCGATCGTCGCGGGATTCAAACACGGCTCCCGCGTGGTCACCTCCGCCGCGATCATCATGATCAGCGTGTTCGCAGCGTTCATGATGGCACCGGACACCACCGCCAAGATGATGGGCTTCGCGCTCGCCGTCGCGGTGTTCTTCGACGCGTTCCTCATCCGCATGATCGTCGTCCCGGCGGTGCTGGCCCTGCTGGGCGACCGCGCCTGGAGACTGCCGAAATGGCTCGACAAGCTGGTCCTCGACTTCGACATCGAAGGAAGCAAGGTCCGCGACCGCGGCCTGCACACCGAGCAGCAGGAAGTCGTCGAGGTCGGGTAG
- a CDS encoding acyl-CoA dehydrogenase family protein yields MRREIYTEDHEAFRKTIRGFIASEIVPVYDDWLEAGIVPREFYNKIAELGVFGIEVPEEYGGAGVTSYKYESVMTEELALAGVSLGGSSVHIPLCLPYLLAQANEEQKQRWLPAMASAEAMFAIAMTEPGTGSDLAGMRTTAKLTEDGTHYVLNGSKTFITGGVNADRVIVCARTSAPSETDRRFGISLLVVDTTSKGYEVGRKLDKIGLRVSDTAELSFTDVLVPVEDLLGEENQGFYYLGQHLPRERLSIAVGVFAQAMAAIEFTKAYTSERQVFGKPVASFQNSKFELAACKAKLDAMEAVVDRAIEAYDKGALSAADAASAKLFTTEAASDIIDRCLQLHGGYGYMNEYPIARLYADNRVARIYGGTSEVMRSIIAKNMGL; encoded by the coding sequence GTGCGCCGCGAAATCTACACCGAAGACCACGAAGCGTTTCGCAAGACCATCCGAGGCTTCATCGCCTCGGAGATCGTGCCGGTCTACGACGATTGGCTCGAAGCAGGCATCGTTCCGCGTGAGTTCTACAACAAGATCGCCGAACTCGGCGTCTTCGGCATCGAGGTGCCCGAAGAGTACGGCGGGGCGGGTGTCACGTCGTACAAGTACGAGTCGGTCATGACCGAGGAGCTCGCGCTCGCCGGTGTCAGCCTCGGCGGCTCGTCGGTCCACATCCCGTTGTGTCTGCCGTACCTGCTGGCGCAGGCGAACGAGGAGCAGAAGCAGCGATGGCTTCCGGCGATGGCGTCGGCCGAGGCCATGTTCGCCATCGCGATGACGGAGCCGGGCACCGGCAGCGATCTCGCGGGCATGCGGACCACCGCCAAGCTCACCGAGGACGGCACGCACTACGTTCTCAACGGTTCGAAGACGTTCATCACCGGCGGCGTCAACGCCGACCGTGTCATCGTCTGCGCCCGCACCAGTGCCCCGAGCGAGACCGACCGACGCTTCGGCATCAGCCTGCTCGTCGTCGACACGACGTCGAAGGGCTACGAGGTCGGCCGCAAGCTCGACAAGATCGGTCTGCGCGTCTCCGACACCGCGGAGCTCTCCTTCACCGACGTCCTCGTCCCCGTCGAGGATCTTCTCGGCGAGGAGAACCAGGGCTTCTACTACCTGGGTCAGCATCTCCCGCGCGAGCGCCTGTCGATCGCCGTCGGCGTGTTCGCGCAGGCCATGGCCGCCATCGAGTTCACCAAGGCCTACACCTCCGAGCGCCAGGTGTTCGGCAAGCCGGTCGCCTCCTTCCAGAACTCGAAGTTCGAGCTGGCCGCCTGCAAGGCAAAGCTCGACGCGATGGAGGCCGTCGTCGACCGCGCCATCGAGGCCTACGACAAGGGTGCGCTGTCGGCCGCCGACGCCGCCTCGGCCAAGCTGTTCACCACCGAAGCCGCATCGGACATCATCGACCGCTGCCTGCAGTTGCACGGCGGGTACGGCTACATGAACGAGTACCCGATCGCGCGCCTGTACGCGGACAACCGCGTGGCCCGCATCTACGGCGGCACCAGCGAAGTGATGCGCTCGATCATCGCGAAGAACATGGGGCTCTGA
- a CDS encoding TetR/AcrR family transcriptional regulator: MVSKSELTRARLLDGAMTSFAEHGFHGTSTRHIAAAAGMSPAAVYVHYASKEELLYEITLRGHRQILEIVQAAAASAPDASTRLACVIREFVVYHAQHHASSRVVNYEMTKLDPEHLAEVVELRVQIDAVFTDVLEDGVRRGEFTVPDVRMTTTAVSSLGVDVSRWFRDGRAWSPESVGDYYAELTLRMVGASA, encoded by the coding sequence GTGGTATCGAAATCCGAACTCACGCGGGCTCGACTCCTCGACGGCGCGATGACCTCCTTCGCCGAGCACGGCTTCCACGGCACGAGCACCCGACACATCGCGGCGGCGGCCGGGATGAGTCCGGCCGCCGTGTACGTGCATTACGCGTCGAAAGAGGAACTGCTGTATGAGATCACCCTGCGCGGCCACCGGCAGATCCTCGAGATCGTGCAGGCTGCCGCGGCATCGGCTCCGGACGCGTCCACACGGTTGGCCTGCGTGATCCGCGAATTCGTCGTCTACCACGCGCAGCATCATGCGAGTTCGCGAGTGGTGAACTACGAGATGACCAAGCTCGATCCCGAGCATCTGGCCGAGGTCGTCGAGCTCCGGGTGCAGATCGACGCCGTGTTCACGGACGTCTTGGAGGACGGCGTCCGGCGCGGAGAGTTCACCGTCCCCGACGTCCGGATGACGACGACGGCCGTGTCGTCACTGGGCGTGGACGTCTCCCGATGGTTCCGTGACGGCCGGGCGTGGAGCCCGGAATCGGTCGGCGACTACTACGCCGAACTGACCCTGCGCATGGTCGGCGCCAGCGCCTGA
- a CDS encoding YibE/F family protein, with product MSHRLPEPEPRPTPAPQERPKPTPKPKPKRSTPPVPAPGHHHHHHGGGDVPGVLARYARPAVVAVLAVFAVFIAVGAALSWPSHDDHPIPLQYRSSDGGPLQVYDATVVSQTRADCSTLDTGTTTADFPQIPTTGGPCIATVIHIDSGPDEGRYAVLSIPTNAAQSGTGPDSAGIDAGAPDDPQPGQPSLRVDDSIRVSAMASQSDPASKTLTYAFYDYTRGTPLIFWAVAFVLAVVVVATWRGLRAIIGLAVAFAVLGFFTLPSILDGNNVVLVAIVSAAAILFVVLYLAHGVSLRTSSALVGTLLSLVLAGLLSWAAISSLALTGLSAESTKSLQLYQGSLSLNGLLLAGFVIGTLGVLNDVTITQASATFELAAMPGQTRLGAFRAAMRVGRDHIASTVYTLVFAYAGSALPLLLLFSVAAQPFSSLLTSEEVAIELARAFVGGIALALSVPLTTAVAAALVVPGGSSAGASDPAIRRTTRAASRKTV from the coding sequence GTGAGCCACCGACTTCCGGAACCCGAGCCCAGGCCGACACCCGCTCCGCAGGAGCGTCCGAAGCCGACTCCGAAGCCGAAGCCGAAACGGTCGACCCCTCCGGTGCCCGCGCCGGGCCATCACCACCACCATCACGGCGGAGGCGATGTGCCCGGCGTGCTCGCCCGCTACGCCAGACCCGCCGTCGTCGCGGTGTTGGCCGTGTTCGCCGTGTTCATCGCGGTCGGCGCCGCCCTGTCGTGGCCCTCGCACGACGACCACCCCATCCCGCTGCAGTACCGCTCGTCCGACGGCGGACCGCTGCAGGTCTACGACGCGACCGTCGTCTCGCAGACACGCGCGGACTGCTCCACGCTGGACACGGGCACGACGACCGCCGACTTCCCGCAGATCCCGACCACCGGCGGGCCGTGCATCGCGACCGTCATCCACATCGACTCCGGTCCGGACGAGGGCCGATACGCGGTGCTGTCGATTCCGACCAATGCCGCGCAGTCGGGGACGGGACCGGACTCGGCGGGCATCGACGCCGGCGCGCCCGACGATCCGCAACCGGGGCAGCCGAGTCTGCGCGTCGACGACTCCATCCGGGTCAGCGCGATGGCCTCGCAGTCCGACCCGGCGTCGAAGACACTGACGTACGCGTTCTACGACTACACGCGCGGCACTCCGCTGATCTTCTGGGCGGTGGCGTTCGTCTTGGCCGTCGTCGTGGTCGCCACCTGGCGCGGGCTGCGCGCGATCATCGGCCTGGCCGTCGCGTTCGCGGTCCTCGGCTTCTTCACCCTCCCGTCCATCCTGGACGGCAACAACGTCGTCCTGGTCGCCATCGTCTCCGCGGCGGCGATCCTGTTCGTCGTCCTGTACCTGGCGCACGGGGTCAGTCTGCGGACCAGTTCCGCACTCGTCGGGACCCTGCTGTCGCTCGTTCTCGCCGGTCTGCTGAGCTGGGCGGCGATCAGCAGCCTGGCGCTGACCGGACTGTCCGCGGAGTCGACCAAGAGCCTGCAGTTGTATCAGGGCTCGCTCTCGTTGAACGGACTCCTGTTGGCGGGGTTCGTGATCGGCACGCTCGGCGTCTTGAACGACGTGACGATCACCCAGGCGTCGGCGACCTTCGAATTGGCGGCGATGCCCGGCCAGACGAGGCTCGGCGCGTTCCGCGCCGCCATGCGCGTGGGCCGCGACCACATCGCGAGCACCGTCTACACGCTGGTGTTCGCGTACGCGGGCAGCGCGCTGCCCCTTCTGCTCCTGTTCTCCGTCGCCGCGCAACCGTTCTCCTCGCTGTTGACCTCCGAGGAGGTCGCCATCGAACTGGCGCGCGCGTTCGTCGGCGGCATCGCGTTGGCACTGTCGGTGCCGCTGACGACGGCCGTCGCGGCGGCGCTGGTGGTGCCGGGCGGCTCTTCCGCCGGAGCGTCGGACCCGGCGATCCGTCGCACTACGAGAGCAGCGTCACGAAAAACTGTGTAG